TGCTGAACGGCGCCGAAAGCTCCGCCGTCCCCGCGATCGCGTGATACCCCTGGCGGGCGCGGGCCAGGTGCGCCCGCGCCCAGCCCGGCGTCACGCGCGTGTCGGCGTCCGTGCTCAGGAGCAGCGTCCGCGCCGGCGCGGGGGAGCCGAGGGCCGCGCGGACCCGCGCCACGCCCAGGTCGCGGACCTCGCCGACCGTCCGGGCCGACTCGGTCGCCAGGACCACGCCCGGCACCTCACCGAACGCCGCACGGGCCACCTCCGCCGTCGCGTCCCCGCACCGGTCCGCGACGACGCAGACCGCGCGGGCGATCCCGGCCGGCAGCCGCCGCAACGCCGCGTCCAACGCGCTCACGCACGCCCCCACGAGCTCGGCTTCGTCCCGCGCGGGCACGACGACGCCCACCGCCGTGATCACCGGCGCCTCAGCACGTGCAACAGGAACTGCTCGTCGGTGTGCTCCACCAAGGGCTCGAACGCCGGGTGCGCGAGCAGCCGCACGTGAGCGTCCCGGCCGTCGCGCGGTGCCTCGGGCGCCCACGGGAGCCAGTGCACGGCCAGCAGGTGCCCGCCGGGCCGCAGGGCCGCCGCCGACGCCTCGATCGTGGCGTCGAGCGCGTGATCGTCCAGGTAGTACAGGAGTTCGCTGTACACCAGCAAGTCCACTGGCCCGGCCGGCACCGCGTCCGGCACCGCTCCGATGTGGACGTCCACATGGGACAGACCGGCGACGGCCGCGCGCGTGCGCTCCACCGCCGCGGGCACCGGGTCGGACGCGAGTACCCGGTCGGCGCGCGCGGCGAGGTCGCGGGTCAGCACGCCCACGCCGCAGGCGGGCTCGACGACTGTGCCGTAGTGCTCGTCGGGCAGGCACGCCAGCACCATCGCGCGCTTCCGCCGCTCGTACCACTTCGACCCCACCGACCACGGGTCTTCCGCGTCGGCGTACAGCGAAGCGAACCGGCTCACCGGCGCCGACGTCCGCGGCGGTTCCCGGAAGAACACCTCGGTGCCGTGGGTGAAGTGGGCCAGTACGTCCTCCGGCAGGATCGGGTCCTCGCCCCGCGGGCCCGGCTCGAGCTGCGAGGTGAACGTGGCGATCGCGGCGGCCTTGGCGTCCCGTTCCGCTCCGGTGAGCCGCAGCGACCGCGCCCGGGGCCACGGGATGGCCGGGTCGCCGGGACGCAGCCGGTGCCAGAGCCAGATCGGGTACGACCAGCACTGCGCGGGCACCGGCGCCGCGGCGAGCGTGGCCCGCGCGGCCGCCTGGTGGTCGGGGTGCGGGTCGTCCGGCCACGGCAACAGGCACAGGTCGTGCCCGGCGGCGCGCTCGCGCAGGACGCCGGTCAGCTCGTCCTCGTGCGCGGCCAGCCCGGAGTCCGGCAGCCCGGCCCACGCAGGCTCGACGCCGGAAAGGCCCTGCGCCCGCAGGGAATCCGTCAGTTCGCGCCGGCGCGTGCGGGCCAGCTCGCGACGTTCCGCGGCACCCGCGGCGGGAAAAGCGGCTTCGCCGTCGGTCGCGACGACGAGCGTCACCGCGGTGCCTGCGGCGTGCAGGCGCTGCAGGAGGCCGCTCGCGCCGAGCGTCTCGTCGTCCGGGTGCGCGGCGACGACGAGGGCGCGTTCGAACGGCTGTTCCGGCCAGGCGGGCAGCTCGTCCGCGGTCATGCCGGCCCCAGGACGGTGCGGCCGAGCGCGGCGAGATCGCGTTCCGCGTGGTGCTGCCGGACGTACACCGGCAGGTCGGCGACCCGCTGGGCGAAGCGCCGGTCCCGGCACGCCGGCGTCGGCCCGGTCACCTTGAGCGCCCGTTCGAGGACCTCGACGGCGCTGCGTTCCGCCGCGGCCCGGCAGGTGCCCGCGACCAGCGCGTCCACGTCTCCGGCGGCCGCTTGCGCGAGGACGGCGTCCGCGCAGCTCAGCGCGGTGTGCATCGCGCCGACGTGGGCCAGCTGGTGCTCGTCCGCGCCGCCGCGCTCGCGCAGGTAGGCGAGGACGTCGTCGAGGAGTCCCGCGGCGCCGCCGAGCCACACGGCCGCGACGCCGGCCCCGCCGAGCGCGAACCCGGGCCGGTGCACGTACCAGCCCGGCGGCCCGACGAGCGTGCCGGGCACGCCGTCGAACACGACGTCACCGCTGTCGGAGGCGTCCATCCCGACGGCCTGCCACGTGTCCGGGTGCCGCCGGACACCGGGATCGGCGAGGTCCACCTCGACCAGCCGGTCACCCGCGGCGACCAGCGCGCGGTCCAGCAGGGACAGCCCGGAGCAGAACCGGACCGTCCCGGTGAGCGCCCCGCCGTCCCACGCCGCGCCGGTCCCGCCGGACTTCGCCGCCCACACGCCGTAGAGCGCGCCCGTGGCGGGGGAGCGGCCCGCCTCGGCGAGGATCGCGACGGCGTCGGCATGGCCCTCGGCGAGCCGGGCCAGGGTCAGGTCGCGGCGGCCGAACGCGGCCAGTGCCACCCAGCGGGCCGCGGTCCGCCCGTCGCCGGGCAGCGGCAGGTCGAGCTCGCCCGCCGTGTGCAGCGAGCGCAGCTCGGCGCCGACCGAGGTGGCGGTGCGTGGCGACGGCAGGGGTTTCGGCGGGGTCTTCGCCAGCAGGGTGTTCACAAGATCGACGGTTACCCCGATTCCGCGGAGTTACGCGGGGTGTGAGGGTGATCCCGGCCGGGCACCCCCGGAGCATGACGAGAACCCGCGCCTACCACGACGGCGTGCTGCACAAGGAAGACTTCCCCGTCGCGGAGGTTTCCGACTTCCTGGCCGAACCGGACACCGCCGTGTGGGTCGACCTCTGTGCACCGTCCGAAGCGGACCTGACCGAGCTCGCCGGGGAGCTGGGCCTGCACCGGCTCGCCGTGGAGGACGCCGGCCAGGAGCGGCAGCGGCCCAAGCTCGACCGCTACCACGGGCACGCCTTCCTGACCGCCTACGCCGTGCGGTTCGACGCGGAAACCGGGGATGTCGCCACTTTCGAGCTGGCGGCCTTCCTCACGCGGCGGGCGCTGGTCACGGTGCGCAAGAACGACGGCTTCGACATCGAGGCGGTCGTGCGGCGGTGGGACGAGAACCCCGAACTGGCGAAGTCCGGCGTCCCGTTCCTGGCGCACGGCCTGCTCGACTTCGTCGTCGACGGCCACTACGACGCCGTGCAGTCGCTCGACGAGCAGGTCGAAGCCCTCGAGGACCTCGTGTTCGACGACCGCCCGGACCAGTCGCACCTGCAGCGGCGCTCGTTCCGGCTGCGCAAGAGCCTGACCGCGCTGCGCAAGGTGGTGCTGCCGATGCGCGAGGTGGTCAGCTCGCTGATGCGCCCGGACCTGCGGCTGGCCGACGAGCTGACCCGCCCGTACTTCGAGGACGTCCACGACCACGCCCGGCAGGCCGCGGAGCAGACCGAGGCGCTGCGGGAGCTGGTGACCACGATCCGGGAGACGCAGCTGAACCTGCAGGGCAACCGGCTGAACCTGATCATGAAGAAGGTCACCGGGTGGGCCGCGGTGATCGCGGTGCCCACCGCGGTGACCGGGTTCTACGGCCAGAACGTCCCGTATCCGGGCAACGGCGAGACGAGCGGGTTCTGGGCCTCGACGGTCGCCGTGCTCGTGCTTTCGGTGGGGCTGTACGCGCTCTTCAAGAAGAAGGACTGGCTATGACGCGGGTACCGGTTCGCCGCGCCGGATGAGCTCCTGACCTCGCTCGTAGTCTTCGTCGGCTTCGTGGGTGAGCACACCGACCGCCTTGCCGTCGCGTTCGTACCAGACCGTGAAGCCGCCGTCGTCGCGCGGCAGCGGGCGGGCGCGGTCGAAGCCGTCGCCCCACGCGGCGTACTTCAGCACGCGGTCGCCGACCACCGACCAGAACCCGGGGACCGTGTCCCACGCGGCGTCTTCGCCGGCCGCGGTCCGCCCGGCCACCTCGCCCATCGCCAGGCCTTCGCCCCAGTGCTCGACGGCCAGCGCGCGCCCGGCCGCCGGGTTGTGGGCGAGCGCGACGTCGCCCGCCGCGAGGACGCCGGGCGCGCTCGTGCGCAGGTGCTCGTCGGTGCGGATGCGGCCCTGCTCGACGGTGAGCCCGGCCGCTTCGGCCAGCTCGATCCGGGGCCGGACGCCGGTCGCGAGCACGACGACACCGGCGTCGAGGATCGGCACCAGATCGGTGCGGACCCGGTAGCCGCCCTCGATCGATTTCAGCTTCGTGCCGCGCAGCACGCTCACACCCTCGGATTTGAGCCAGCGCAAGAGGAATTCGCCCGCTTCGCGGCCGAGCCGCTTCTCCTGCGGGACGTCGTCGGGGCAGACGACGGTGACCTGGAGCCCGAGGCGGGAGAGGGAGACCGCCGCCTCGCAGCCGATGAACCCGGCGCCGACGACGATCGCGCTGCGCACCCCGGACGCGGCCGCGCGCAGCTCGCGGGAGTCGGCGGCCGACCGCAGCGTCCGGACGTCCGGGTGGTCGGCGCCGGGGATCCCCGGCCGGGCGGGCTCCGAGCCCGTGGCGAGCACGCACGTGGTGAACCGGTGGACCGCGCCGGAGGCGGTGCGGACCCGGCCGTCGCCCAGCTCGGTGACCGGGTCGCCCAGCGTGACGGTGATGTCGTGTTTCGCCAGGGAGTCCTCGTCCAGCAAGGGGAGCTCGGACTCGCCGCGGAGGAACTCCTTCGACAGCGGTGGGCGTTCGTAAGGCGGGTCGGCGTCGGCGGTGAGCAGGTCGACGGGACCCGTTCCGCCCGCTTCCCGGTAGGCGCGAGCCGCCGACACGCCGGCCGGCCCGCTGCCGATGACGACGAGGTTCTGGGCATTCATGCCGGAGGAGTACCCGCTCGGTGCGCGGCGCACACTTCACTCCACAGTGGAGTGTCCACTGTGGACAACGAGGGTGCGACGACGGCCGGTGCCGCCGTCGAGCACGCGGCACCGGTCCCCGGGACGGCGTTCAGCCGAACGGGTCAATGCGACCGGGATGGCCTGGCGGGGAAGGAAAGGCTGGGGAGCACCACCTGGAGAGCGCGCACGGGCACGGGCGCGGCTGGTTGCTCAACCGTTGCGCCTCAGCATAGTGCAGCTGCACTATGCTGAGCCATTCCGGTGGGCACACCGGGACGGCGCCGGGGTGCCGACAAGCGAAGAAACGGGTGGCGGATGGGTGGGGCAATGGTCGAGGGGACGCGCCCGGGTTCGGGGGCCGACGCTTCGGGCGTGGGCGAGGCGGGGGAGCAGGAGCTGCGACGGCTGCTGGCGGGCCTGACCGCCGTCCGCGACGGTGACTTCGGCATCCGGCTGCCCGGCGGGGCCGACGGCCTGCTCGGCGAGATCGCCACCGTGTTCAACGGCATGGCCGACCAGCTCTCCCTGTTCACCTCCGAGGTCACTCGCGTCGCGCGCGAGGTCGGCAGCGAGGGGCAGCTCGGCGGGCAGGCGAAGGTCCCCGGCGTCTCCGGCACGTGGAAAGACCTCACCGACTCGGTGAACGCCATGGCGGGAAATCTCACCACCCAGGTGCGTGACATCGCGCAAGTCGCCACCGCGGTCGCGAAGGGCGACTTGTCGCAGAAGATCGACGTCGACGCCCGGGGCGAGATCCTGGAGCTGAAGGACACCGTCAACACGATGGTGGACCAGCTGTCGTCGTTCGCGGACGAGGTCACCCGGGTGGCGCGCGAGGTGGGCAGCGAAGGCCGGCTCGGCGGCCAGGCCCAGGTGCCCGGCGTCGGCGGCGTGTGGCGCGACCTCACCGACTCGGTGAACTTCATGGCCGGGAACCTGACCGACCAGGTCCGCAACGTCGCGCAGGTGACCACGGCGGTCGCGAAGGGCGACCTTTCGCAGAAGATCACGGTCGACGCCCGGGGCGAGATCCTCGAGCTCAAGAGCACGATCAACACGATGGTGGACCAGCTGTCGTCGTTCGCCGACGAGGTCACGAGAGTGGCCCGCGAGGTGGGCACCGAAGGCCGGCTGGGCGGCCAGGCCGACGTCAAGGGCGTCTCCGGCACCTGGCGCGACCTCACCGACTCGGTGAACTTCATGGCGGGCAACCTGACCGACCAGGTCCGCAACATCGCCCAGGTCGCCACCGCGGTCGCGAAGGGCGACCTGTCGCAGAAGATCAACGTGACCGCCCGCGGCGAGGTCCTGGAGCTCAAGGACACGCTGAACACGATGGTGGACCAGCTGTCCGCGTTCGCGGATGAGGTCACCCGGGTGGCGCGTGAGGTGGGCACCGAGGGCCGGCTGGGCGGTCAGGCCGACGTCAAGGGCGTGTCCGGCACCTGGAAGGACCTCACCGAGTCGGTCAACGTCATGGCCGACAACCTCACCGCGCAGGTCCGCTCGATCGCCCAGGTCACGACGGCCGTCGCGCGCGGTGACCTGTCGCAGAAGATCCGCGTCGACGCCCGCGGCGAGATCCTCGAGCTGAAGGACACCATCAACACGATGGTGGACCAGCTGTCCGCGTTCGCGGACGAGGTCACCCGCGTGGCGCGCGAGGTCGGCACCGAGGGCAACCTGGGCGGCCAGGCGACCGTCCGCGGCGTGTCCGGGACCTGGAAGAACCTCACCGACAACGTCAACGTGATGGCGTCCAACCTGACCGGCCAGGTCCGCTCGATCGCCCAGGTCGCCACCGCCGTCGCGCGCGGCGACCTGTCCGGCAAGATCACCGTCGAGGCCAAGGGCGAGGTCGCGGCGCTGGCCGACGTCATCAACACGATGGTCGACACGCTGTCCGCGTTCGCGGACGAGGTCACCCGCGTGGCGCGCGAGGTCGGCACCGAGGGCATGCTCGGCGGCCAGGCCCGCGTGCCGAACGTCGCCGGCACCTGGAAGGACCTCACCGACAACGTCAACTCGATGGCGAACAACCTCACCGGGCAGGTCCGCAACATCGCCCAGGTGACCACCGCCGTCGCGCAGGGCGACCTGACCCGCAAGATCGACGTCGACGCCCGCGGCGAGATCCTCGAGCTCAAGACCACGATCAACACGATGGTCGACCAGCTCTCGGCGTTCGCCGCGGAGGTCACGCGCGTGGCGCGCGAGGTCGGCAGCGAGGGCAGGCTCGGCGGCCAGGCCGAGGTCGAAGGCGTTTCCGGCACCTGGAAGCGGCTCACCGAGAACGTCAACGAGCTGGCCGGGAACCTCACCCGGCAGGTGCGCGCGATCGCCGAGGTCACCAGTGCGGTCGCCGAGGGCGACCTGACCCGCTCGATCACCGTCGACGCCTCCGGCGAGGTCGCCGAGCTGAAGGACAACATCAACTCGATGGTGGAGTCCCTGCGCGAAACCACGCGGGCGAACCAGGAGCAGGACTGGCTCAAGTCGAACCTGGCCACGATCACCGGGCTGATGCAGGGCCGGCGCGACCTCGCCGTCGTCGCGGCCGCGGTGATGGACGAGCTGGTCCCGCTGGTCAACGCCCAGTACGGCGCGTTCTACTTGGCCGACGACACCGCCGAAGTCCCCGAGTTGCGGCTGGTCGGTGCGTACGGCCACCCGGACGACGGTGACGGCCCTGCCGTGCGGTTCCGGATCGGCCAGTCGCTGGTCGGGCAGGCCGCGCGCAGCCGCCGCCCGATCGCGGTCGACGAAGTGCCGCCCGGCTACGCGACGATCTCCTCCGGGCTCGGCAGCACCGTGCCGGCCAGCCTGATCGTGCTGCCGATCGTCGTCGAGGACCAGGTTCTCGGCGTGCTCGAACTGGCGTCGGTGCACGGCTTCACCGCGGTGCACCGGGCCTTCCTCGAGCTGCTGATGGAGCAGATCGGCGTCAACGTCAACAGCATCGTCGCCAACGCCCGCACCGACGAGCTGCTCGGCGAGTCGCAGCGGCTGACCGCCGAGCTGCAGACGCGGTCCGAGGAACTGCAGGCGCGCCAGGAAGAGCTCCAGTCGTCCAACGCCGAGCTGGAGGAGAAGGCGGCACTGCTCGTCACGCAGAACCGCGACATCGAGACGAAGAACCTCGAGATCGAGCAGGCGCGCCAGGAGCTGGAGGCGCGCGCCCAGCAGCTGACGATCGCGTCGAAGTACAAGTCGGAGTTCCTGGCCAACATGAGCCACGAGCTGCGCACCCCGCTCAACAGCCTGCTGATCCTCGCCCAGCTGCTCGCGCAGAACCCGACCCGCAACCTCACCGCGAAGCAGGTCGAGTACGCGGGCATCATCCACTCCGCGGGCTCGGACCTGCTGCAGCTGATCAACGACATCCTCGACCTGTCGAAGGTCGAGGCCGGGAAGATGGACGTCACGCCGGAGCAGGTGTCGCTGCGCGGCCTGCTGGACTACGTCGAGGCGACGTTCCGGCCGATGACGTCGCAGCGCACCCTCGACTTCCGGATCACCGTGGCGCCCGGTTCGCCCGCCGAGCTGCTCACCGACGACTCCCGGCTGCGGCAGGTGCTGCGCAACCTGCTGTCCAACGCGGTCAAGTTCACCGAGGTCGGCGGGATCGAGCTGCACATCGCGCCCGTCGACCCGGAGAACCTGCCCCGGCCGCTGCGCGCGCACGGGCCCGCGGTCGCGTTCCGGGTGACCGACACCGGCATCGGCATCGCCGAGCACCAGCTGGAGTCGATCTTCGGCGCGTTCCAGCAGGCCGACGGCACCACCAGCCGCAAGTACGGCGGCACCGGGCTCGGCCTGTCGATCAGCCGCGAGATCGCCCAGCTGCTCGGCGGGTTCATCACCGCCGAGAGCACGCCCGGTGAAGGCAGTTCGTTCACGTTCTCCCTGCCGGTCGCGCGGCCGGACTTCGCGACGCTGCCGGCGGGCGAGCACCCCGGCACGGCCGTCGCGGCCGGCGACGCCGGGACCGCCGTCACGGCGTCGGTGCCGCGTACCCACCGGCGGCTGCTGGTCGTGGAAGAGCGCCAGCACGGGCTGCTGACGCTCGTCGCCGAGAGCGCCGCCGCGGACCTGGCCGAGGGCCGGGACATGGGGATTTCGCCGGCCGAGGTCGAAGTCGTGACGGCGGTCGGCACGCAGGAGGCCGCGGCCGCGCTCGCCACCGACGCGTACCACTGCGTGGTGCTGGACCTGGACCTGCCGGACCGCACGGCGTTCGGCTTCCTCGACGCGATGCAGGGCGACAGCGCGCTGCGGATGGTGCCGGTGCTCGCGCACAACAGCCGCCGGCTCGACAGCGAGCTGGAACAGCTGGTGCAGTCCCGCGCGGACGTGCAGTCGCTGGAGGTGCTGTCCGGTCTCGACGAGCTGCGCGAACGGATCGCGCTGCACCTGTCGGCCGAGGAGCCCGGGGCGGTGCTGCCGCTGGTCCGCCCGGACGAGCCGGCCGCGCCGGTGCGGGCGGCCGACGTCGACACGACCCTGGCCGGGCGCACGGTGCTGATCGTCGACGACGACCCGCGCAACGTCTTCGCGCTGACCGGGATCCTGGAGCTGCACGGGATGCAGGTGCTGCACGCCGAGGACGGCCGCAAGGGCGTCGAGACCGTCGCCGCGCACCCCGGCATCGACCTGATCCTGATGGACGTGATGATGCCGGAGATGGACGGGTACACCGCGACGGCGAAGATCCGCGCGATGCCCGAGCACGCCGGCATCCCGATCGTCGCGGTCACGGCGAAGGCGATGCCGGGCGACCGGGAGAAGAGCCTCGCGTCGGGGGCCACCGACTACGTGACCAAGCCGGTGGACGCGGACGATCTCATCGCCCGCATCAAGCGGCACGTGACGGCGTGACCGGCGACGAGAGCTTGACCACCGAAGAGCCGGTCGTCCCGCTGCCGGCGGCGCAGGTGTCCGCCAACCTGGCCCGGCTCGCCGACACCGTCGCCCGCCTGCGCGGCGAGGTCGACCACGCCCACGCCGTCGCCGACGGCCGCGCGCTGATCGAGCTCGCCAAGGGCGTCCTGATGGAACGGCTGCACTGCACGCCGGCCGACGCCGCCCGGCAGCTGGAAACGCTGGCGCAGCGCGCGGGGCTGACGCCGCTGGAGTTCGCCGCGGACGTCGTCGGCGAAGCCGCCGAGGACCGGATCACCGAGGTGACGCAGGAGTTCCTGGCCCGCGCCGAGGGCGAGGATTCCGTCGCGGTGCGGCTGCGCACCGCCGAAAGCGGCGTGCTCGCGGCCGGGGACACCCAGCGCGTCGCGGAGTCCATTTTGGAGCATGCACTGCGGCCGCTCGGCGCGACCGCGGTCGCCGTGTGGCTCGCCGGGCCCGACGGGTCGCTGACGCTCGCCGGTTCGGCCGGGTTCTCGGCCGAGGAGGCGGCGCGCTGGCGCTACGTCCCACCCGGCGTCGCGACTCCGGCCCGCAGCGCGCTGCTCGAACGCGACATGGTCTGGCACCCGACGCTGTCCGGCGCCGGGCTGCCGTCGATCGGGCAGCACACCCTCGCCGAGGGTGGCCGCGTCGCCGTGCCCACCGGCACCGGCGGCCGGATCATCGGCGTCGTCGAGATGTGCTGGCCGGACGCGCTGCCCGCCGAGCCCGGGCGTCTGCGCCGGCAGCTCGAGGCCCTGGCCGAGCTTTGTGCGCACACGCTCGACACCTGGGACGGCGTGATCGCCCCGGTGGCCGCGGGCGGTTCGGGGGACTTCCTCGGCGAGCTGGTGGACTTTGTCGACGGGCTGCACGACCCGGCGTTGCTGCTGTCGCCGTGCCTCGACGGCGGCCGGCTGACCGACTTCCGCATCCACCACGCCAACGTCCGGTTCGCCGACCCCGGCGGGCGCCCGCGCAGCCGGATCATCGGCACGCGGCTGCTGGAGACCTACCCGCTCGCGGCCGAGGAGAGCGGCCTGCTGGACATGATCCAGCGGGTCTACGCCACCGGCGAGCCGTTCCGCGCCGACAGCATGACCGTCACCACCCTCGTCGACAAGGTGCCGCTGACCGTCCTCACCGACATCAGCGTGACGCGGTTCGCCGGCAACGTGCTGCTGATCCTGCGCATCCAGGACGACGCGGCCAAGCTCGCCGTGCTGCTGCAGCACGCCCAGCGGCTCGGTCGCATCGGCGGCTTCGAAGAGAACGTCGTGACCGGGGCGATCACCTGGAACACCGAGCTGTTCGCGTTGTACGGCCTGCCGCCGACCGCGACGCCGCTGTCGCTGAACGAGCTGGCCGCGCACGCGCACCCGGACGACGCGCAGACGATCGGCCGGTTCCTGCGCGCGGTGCTGCACCACCGGCGCCCGTCGTCGACGGCGTTCCGGCTGCAGCGTTCCGACGGCGTCGCCCGGCACATCCGGGTCGTCGCCGAGCCGGTCGTGGACGGCCGCGGCGAGCTCGTCGCGGTCCGCGGGGCCTACCAGGACGTCTCGGCGCAGCACTGGACCGAGGTGGCGCTGGCCGCGACGCGCGACAGGCTGGCGGAAACCGAGCAGGAGGCGATCGAGCGCAACCGGCTCGCGCTGCAGCTGCAGCACGCGATCATGCCGCCGGCCAAGGGGCCGATCGACATGCCGGGCCTGCGCGCCGCGGTCCGCTACCGGCCCGCGGAGAAGGAGCACCTGGTCGGCGGCGACTGGTACGACGCGGTCGCGCTGCCGACCGGCGAGGTGCTGCTGTGCGTCGGCGACGTCGCCGGGCACGGCATCGACGCGGCCACCGGGATGGTGAGCCTGCGCAACGCCCTGCGCGGCCTGGCGGCGACCGGCGCCGGGCCGGCGCAGCTGCTCACGTGGCTGAACCTGGTGGCCTACCACCTGACCGACCACGTGACGGCGACCGCGGTGGCGGCGGTGTACGACCCGGCGACCCGCAAGCTCCGCTGGGCGCGCGCCGGGCACCTGCCCCCGATCGTCCGCCACCGCGATGGCGGCGCGACGACG
This genomic window from Amycolatopsis mongoliensis contains:
- a CDS encoding SpoIIE family protein phosphatase; the encoded protein is MTGDESLTTEEPVVPLPAAQVSANLARLADTVARLRGEVDHAHAVADGRALIELAKGVLMERLHCTPADAARQLETLAQRAGLTPLEFAADVVGEAAEDRITEVTQEFLARAEGEDSVAVRLRTAESGVLAAGDTQRVAESILEHALRPLGATAVAVWLAGPDGSLTLAGSAGFSAEEAARWRYVPPGVATPARSALLERDMVWHPTLSGAGLPSIGQHTLAEGGRVAVPTGTGGRIIGVVEMCWPDALPAEPGRLRRQLEALAELCAHTLDTWDGVIAPVAAGGSGDFLGELVDFVDGLHDPALLLSPCLDGGRLTDFRIHHANVRFADPGGRPRSRIIGTRLLETYPLAAEESGLLDMIQRVYATGEPFRADSMTVTTLVDKVPLTVLTDISVTRFAGNVLLILRIQDDAAKLAVLLQHAQRLGRIGGFEENVVTGAITWNTELFALYGLPPTATPLSLNELAAHAHPDDAQTIGRFLRAVLHHRRPSSTAFRLQRSDGVARHIRVVAEPVVDGRGELVAVRGAYQDVSAQHWTEVALAATRDRLAETEQEAIERNRLALQLQHAIMPPAKGPIDMPGLRAAVRYRPAEKEHLVGGDWYDAVALPTGEVLLCVGDVAGHGIDAATGMVSLRNALRGLAATGAGPAQLLTWLNLVAYHLTDHVTATAVAAVYDPATRKLRWARAGHLPPIVRHRDGGATTLPLLRGSLLGAVRDVAYQEEEIQLDEGDILLIYTDGLIERRDRPVQETVSRLVSLVKGHDGGLENQLDTLLTYSTADTDDDTCVVGIEVTGGR